Below is a genomic region from Virgibacillus dokdonensis.
GCTTAGAGCAATAGTAATTTCATAGTTTGTATATCCACGCTCTTTTGACTCTTGTAAAATAGTAAGCGCAAATTCGTCTACATTTTTCATTTGCATGCCATTTGATTTGGCTTGCTTTAAGGTATTTAGTGGTGCACTATCTTTAGCCAATGAGTCTCCTTGCTCTAAACATTTCAATTGTTCGACAATATCCGTTACGTCTTTGCTCCCACTACCACCAGAAGCAATATCCTCTACCATTTCATGTAAATAATCAACTGCAGAAAACAAAATATCAATCATTTCTGATTGAACGTTTAGCCGTCCTTCTTTAATGGCATCAAAAACATTTTCTAACTTATGCGTGAGATTAGCTAAATCTTGGTACCCCATCGTCGCTGACATTCCTTTTAGCGTATGGGCTGCTCGGAAAATTTCTTCAATGATTGCCCTTTCCTGCGGGTTTTTCTCTAGCGCTAGTAACTGGTTGTACAAAACTTCCAAATGTTCGTTGCTCTCATCTATAAAGACAGTTAAATATCCAGAAGTATCCAACTCTATCCCTCCAACTAAATTAATTGAGTTATTAACCTACTTACTGCATGCAATGGGACTTGCTTATTAACCAAATTGGTAGCCATTGCCGCTTTTGGCATTCCATATACAATTGCAGTTTCCTCCGATTCTGCAATAATGTATGTGTGTTTATCATATTTTTTTAAGCTTTTAATCCCATTTGCCCCGTCATTTCCCATCCCTGTTAAAATCACCGCCATCTTGTTAACTTCTTTAAGTGGCGCGAGGGATGTAAAAAGCATATCTACAGATGGTCTATGGCCACGTAATGGTTCTTCATCTGTTAGATCGATAAAAACGGAAGAACCCATCTGTTTTACTTTCATATGCCATCCACCTGGCGCAATATATACAACACCCCGTCGTAATCTCTCACCATGTGCCGCTTCCTTCACCACTATGTCAGATTTATAGTTCAGTCGCTCAGCTAGCGATTTTGTAAATCCGGCTGGCATATGCTGAACAATCAACACAGCAGCTGCCAAATCCTTTGGTAATTGTTCAATAATATGCTGAAGTGCTCTAGGACCACCTGTTGAAGCCCCAATGACTACGATTGTCTGCTTATACGTTCCTAACTCATTTACAGGATTCTCTACTATATTTTGCCTAACCCCCTCTTCTTGCTGACTTGGCAATTTAACCGAGGCAGCAGTAATCACTTTACGAATGATTTCTTGTTTCATAGTCTCAATATCAATTGAAATAGCACCAGAAGGCTTAGCAATAAAATCTACCGCTCCACTAGAAATAGCTTGAATGGTTTTAATCGTTGCATCTTCTGTTACACTGGACAACATAACAACAGGTATTGGATTTGTTTGCATGATGTTTTTCAAAGTCGTTATTCCATCCATTACTGGCATTTGTACGTCTAGTGTGATAACATCAGGTGAAAATTTGTTTATTTTATGTAGTCCATCTTCACCATTTCGAGCTGTAGCAACAACCTCTATCTGTGGGTCACTCGATAGCATATCTGTAAGAATTTTACGCATAAAAGCTGAATCATCAATGACAAGGACTCGAATTATATTCATAATCGATTACCTCTCCATCCATAATCGTTTTAATTTTTGTAGAAAACTAGAACTATTTCCTTTTTCCGCTTTATATTCATCTACTTCTGTCAAGTAAGTTCGTACTAATCTCTTGGTTGCTTTACTAATTGCTGACTTTTCTTGAAAAATAATAAACGGTGTTTGGTGAATAACAGCGGCTCTGACAGTTTGATCTTCAGGTAAAGAACCTAATACATGTATATTTATTTGTAAGAATTGTTGTATAACCTTTTGAAAACGCACAAGCATGTTATGGCCTTGCATATTGGATTGCGCACGATTCATAATGACTCGAATAGGCAACATGTTATTGTGACTTGCGATATGCTTTATCATGCTATACCCATCTGTTATAGCCGTGGGCTCAGGAGTAGTCACAAGAATGCACTCTTCTGCAGCTAAAATAAATGATAAGCTGTCATTGGTGATTCCTGCCCCCATATCAAAAAATATATAATCATAATGAATAAGCAAAGATTGATATTGCTGAAAGAAAAACTCCTTCTTCTGCGTATCTATCGCATAAATATCTGAAAACCCTGACCCTGCAGCAATATAATCTAAGTTTTCTGGACCTTGTTCAATAATTGACTGAATAGGAAGTCTACGCTGAAACATGTCAACAATTGTTCTTTCAATCTGTCTACCAAGCAATATATCAATGTTTCCCATACCTATATCCATATCCATGATTAGAATCTTTTTTCCATGCCGCAGTAAACCTAAAGCAAAATTTAAAGTGATATTAGACTTTCCTACTCCTCCCTTGCCACTAATAACCGCAATTGTTTTCGCTTGTTTGCTCTCTCGCATCGTTTCTAATTTGTTTCTAAGTCCTGTTGCTTGATCAGTTTTCATAAGCATGCTCCATTATGCTAGATGACAAAAACTCAGGTGTTGGGTGTACTAAGTCATCCGGAACATCTTGCCCATTTGTTATGTAACCGACGCCGATTGATTTTTTAAAGATTATATTTAACATGCCGCCAACTTGTCTTGTCTCATCTATTTTTGTAAAAATCACTCGAGAAATAGGTAAGGGCTCAAATTGATCATAAATGTTCAATAAGTCTTGAGATTTAGCTGTTAACGATAAAACTAAAAACATAGTAGCTTCTTTATTTATCAATACATCTTCTTGAAGTTGTTTAATATAAGCATCTTCTCGAAAATTTCTTCCTGCTGTATCGATGAATATAGTATCATATGTTGACAATTTGTGAATGGCTTTTACCATATCATCGTTGGAATAGACAACTTCAATAGGAACAGATAAGATATCAGCATATGTTTTTAATTGTTCAACAGCTGCAATTCGATACGTATCTGCTGTTATAAAGGCAACATTTTTTCCATCTTTTAATTTGCTTTCAGCTGCCAGTTTAGCAATTGTAGTGGTTTTTCCCACTCCTGTTGGTCCAACAAAATAGACAAGCTTTTGATTATAGGTTAAGCCTTGAAATGGAACTGCTTGCAGTCGTTGCGTTATTTCCTCTTCCACCTTTTTTACTATTTCTTGATAGGTTGGCTGTGACTTAGCGCTATATTTTCCCATCACTGATTCTATTAAACTTTTAGCAAGTGGTTGGTTTACTTCTTGCTCTAATAAATAATGATAAGCAGATTGATAATCAAAAGGATAAGTCAATGTATGAATAGCGGATTGGTGCAATAACTTTTTAACTTGCCTTAGTTCCTGTAGTTCAGGAGAAACAACATCTGTATTTGTATTATCCTTTCTTTCTTTTATCCTCATTTCTTGCTTCGGTGATACCTGTTTTTTAGGAGCTATTGGCTGTGGGTCTTTAACAGCTACCACTTCTATCTGTGGTTTTTTAAACAAACCTAAAAATTTGCGCTTATTCACTTGTCTCGATTGAAGGATAACAGCTTCTGCTCCCAGTTCTTTTCGTATTTGTTTCATGGCCTCAGGCATTGATCCTGCCGTATATTTTTTTACTTTCAAGCAATATTCACCACCCCAACACTTTGTACTTGTACGTCTGGCTCTAACTCGTTATAAGATAAGACAACAACTTGTGGTAAAAAACGATCCAATAATTGTTTTACATACATCCTTACAGCCGGTGAGCATAGTAATATCGCTGTTTCTTCTTGGAGTGTTAACTTTTCCACTTCTTCTTTCATATGCTCTAGTAATTGTTGCTGCAGCTCAGGCTCCATTGATAAGAAGCTTCCATGCTCTGTTTGTTGAATGCTTTCGGCAATTGCATGTTCTGCTCTAGCTGAAAGTGTCACAACTTTCAATGAACGATCTTTATCCGTATATTGCTTTGTAATTTGGTTGGATAGCGCTTGACGAACGTACTCCGTTAGCAAATCCGTATCGTTAGTTAATTTTCCAAAATCTGCTAACGTTTCAAATATGATTGGTAAATTACGAATAGATACCTTTTCCCTCAATAATTTAGCTAGCACTTTTTGTATATCTCCCACAGCTAATGGCTCAGGAGTGACTTCTTCAACTAATGTAGGGTAGCTTTCTTTGAGATGATCAACTAATTGTTTTGTTTCTTCTCTGCCTAGCAGCATATGTGCATGACGTTTAATTACTTCTGTTAAATGAGTGGATACAACAGAAGGGGGGTCCACTACTGTATATCCAGAGAGCTCAGCTTCATCTTTCCATTCCTCACTAACCCATTTTGCTGGTAATCCGAAAGCTGGTTCTGTCGTTTCCACACCTTCAATATCATCTTCATCCATATCTGGTGCCATCGCCAAGTAATGGTCGAGTAATAACTCTCCAGAGGCAACCTCTTCACCTTTTATTTTTAAACGGTACTCATTAGGCTGTAGCTGTATGTTGTCACGAATGCGAACAACTGGAATAACAATACCGAGTTCAACTGCCAGTTGCCTACGAATCATAACAATCCGATCTAGTAAATCTCCCCCCTGATTCGTATCAGCTATAGGAATAAGCGAATAACCAAACTCAAATTCTATTGGATCCATATTAATTAATTGCACAACATTTTCAGGAGCTTTCATTACGTCACTCTCTGTTTCATCAACCTCTTCATCGCTTGGTTCTGTGATATCTTCGGTTTGTTTAAGTAATAGATAACCACTTAACGCTAATAATGCCGCCAAAATCGTCGTCAAGAAAAAGTTTATCGGTGTGAAACCAAGTAAAAACACAGTACCACTAGCAATAAATAATAGCTTTGGATATTGCAATAATTGACCGGATACA
It encodes:
- the flhF gene encoding flagellar biosynthesis protein FlhF; amino-acid sequence: MKVKKYTAGSMPEAMKQIRKELGAEAVILQSRQVNKRKFLGLFKKPQIEVVAVKDPQPIAPKKQVSPKQEMRIKERKDNTNTDVVSPELQELRQVKKLLHQSAIHTLTYPFDYQSAYHYLLEQEVNQPLAKSLIESVMGKYSAKSQPTYQEIVKKVEEEITQRLQAVPFQGLTYNQKLVYFVGPTGVGKTTTIAKLAAESKLKDGKNVAFITADTYRIAAVEQLKTYADILSVPIEVVYSNDDMVKAIHKLSTYDTIFIDTAGRNFREDAYIKQLQEDVLINKEATMFLVLSLTAKSQDLLNIYDQFEPLPISRVIFTKIDETRQVGGMLNIIFKKSIGVGYITNGQDVPDDLVHPTPEFLSSSIMEHAYEN
- the flhA gene encoding flagellar biosynthesis protein FlhA; the encoded protein is MKARDLSVLLGVILIIIMLIVPLPGWLLSILILCNISLALIVILVSMNTQEALQFSVFPTLLLLLTLFRLGLNVSTTRSILSEADAGGVVATFGSFVIGGNPLVGFVVFVILVIIQFLVITKGSERVSEVAARFTLDAMPGKQMSIDADLNAGLISEQQAKERREKIEKEADFHGSMDGASKFVKGDAIAGIIIVLINIIFGLIIGMVQMDLSFQEAINTFMRLTVGDGLVSQIPALLISTATGIVVTRTAGNGNLGTDVSGQLLQYPKLLFIASGTVFLLGFTPINFFLTTILAALLALSGYLLLKQTEDITEPSDEEVDETESDVMKAPENVVQLINMDPIEFEFGYSLIPIADTNQGGDLLDRIVMIRRQLAVELGIVIPVVRIRDNIQLQPNEYRLKIKGEEVASGELLLDHYLAMAPDMDEDDIEGVETTEPAFGLPAKWVSEEWKDEAELSGYTVVDPPSVVSTHLTEVIKRHAHMLLGREETKQLVDHLKESYPTLVEEVTPEPLAVGDIQKVLAKLLREKVSIRNLPIIFETLADFGKLTNDTDLLTEYVRQALSNQITKQYTDKDRSLKVVTLSARAEHAIAESIQQTEHGSFLSMEPELQQQLLEHMKEEVEKLTLQEETAILLCSPAVRMYVKQLLDRFLPQVVVLSYNELEPDVQVQSVGVVNIA
- a CDS encoding protein-glutamate methylesterase/protein-glutamine glutaminase, coding for MNIIRVLVIDDSAFMRKILTDMLSSDPQIEVVATARNGEDGLHKINKFSPDVITLDVQMPVMDGITTLKNIMQTNPIPVVMLSSVTEDATIKTIQAISSGAVDFIAKPSGAISIDIETMKQEIIRKVITAASVKLPSQQEEGVRQNIVENPVNELGTYKQTIVVIGASTGGPRALQHIIEQLPKDLAAAVLIVQHMPAGFTKSLAERLNYKSDIVVKEAAHGERLRRGVVYIAPGGWHMKVKQMGSSVFIDLTDEEPLRGHRPSVDMLFTSLAPLKEVNKMAVILTGMGNDGANGIKSLKKYDKHTYIIAESEETAIVYGMPKAAMATNLVNKQVPLHAVSRLITQLI
- a CDS encoding MinD/ParA family protein, giving the protein MKTDQATGLRNKLETMRESKQAKTIAVISGKGGVGKSNITLNFALGLLRHGKKILIMDMDIGMGNIDILLGRQIERTIVDMFQRRLPIQSIIEQGPENLDYIAAGSGFSDIYAIDTQKKEFFFQQYQSLLIHYDYIFFDMGAGITNDSLSFILAAEECILVTTPEPTAITDGYSMIKHIASHNNMLPIRVIMNRAQSNMQGHNMLVRFQKVIQQFLQINIHVLGSLPEDQTVRAAVIHQTPFIIFQEKSAISKATKRLVRTYLTEVDEYKAEKGNSSSFLQKLKRLWMER